A portion of the Spirochaetota bacterium genome contains these proteins:
- a CDS encoding CoA-transferase: protein MSKIMTTQEAITKFVNDGDFLFIGGYICRPPFAAIHEIIRQKKKDLTVVRSNTADDFDMLIGAGCVKRFICTFISLGLYGLARCFRRSIEKGIPHKIEIEEYTNLSLPLMLMAGALGMPFVPVKDMVGTDLMKIKSFMGDNKYKFIDSPFDGSPVMLVPALNPDVAIIHVQQADEEGNAQMWGIGGDCKWGANAAKKVIVSCERIVSREVVGKDPSRTIVPGFKVVAVTEEPFGAHPGYTPGFYDVDFSFGYLYQQASNTVEGFQAFLDEWVFGVNNRTEYINHYIQKFGYEQFKKLWAKFDYSYPVSYAY, encoded by the coding sequence ATGAGTAAAATAATGACCACACAGGAAGCAATCACTAAATTTGTTAATGATGGTGATTTTCTTTTTATTGGTGGTTACATATGCAGGCCGCCATTTGCTGCTATACATGAAATTATACGCCAGAAGAAAAAAGATTTAACGGTTGTTCGTAGTAATACTGCTGATGATTTTGACATGCTCATAGGTGCAGGTTGTGTAAAGCGGTTTATTTGTACATTTATTTCACTGGGCTTGTATGGCCTTGCACGATGTTTCAGACGTTCAATAGAAAAAGGTATCCCCCACAAAATTGAGATCGAAGAATATACTAATTTATCATTACCATTGATGCTTATGGCAGGTGCACTGGGCATGCCGTTTGTGCCTGTAAAGGATATGGTGGGTACTGATTTAATGAAGATAAAATCATTTATGGGTGATAACAAGTATAAATTTATTGATTCACCGTTTGATGGGAGCCCGGTAATGCTGGTACCAGCACTCAATCCAGATGTTGCAATAATTCATGTTCAGCAGGCAGATGAAGAAGGCAATGCCCAGATGTGGGGTATTGGTGGTGATTGTAAATGGGGAGCCAATGCAGCTAAAAAGGTAATAGTAAGCTGTGAAAGGATAGTAAGCCGTGAGGTTGTTGGGAAGGATCCTTCAAGAACCATTGTTCCCGGGTTTAAAGTTGTTGCAGTGACTGAAGAACCTTTTGGGGCTCATCCGGGTTATACGCCAGGATTCTATGATGTGGATTTTTCATTTGGATATCTTTATCAGCAAGCATCAAATACTGTAGAAGGCTTTCAGGCATTTCTTGATGAATGGGTATTTGGTGTTAATAACAGGACTGAGTATATCAATCACTACATACAGAAGTTTGGCTATGAGCAATTTAAAAAACTCTGGGCCAAATTTGATTACAGTTACCCCGTATCATATGCATATTAA
- a CDS encoding CoA-transferase encodes MSEHPNDYIKPELMACCGAREIQDGDIVIVGTGFPTMAANIARYTHAPNAKLMQESGVYDARPLRPALSVGDPCLNPGAAMIGGLVDVMGMFLQGGWIDVGFLAGSQVDKYGNINTTVIGDYNAPKSRLPGSGGANPIGSLAKKVLIISLHDTRHMAEKVDFITTPGYIDGPGSREKWGLPANTGPSVIITNKAVLRFDKTTKVAYLESYHPDTSVDEVVKLTPWKLEVSDDVHETEPPRAEELKALREILDPFRMIKIYEKRGYV; translated from the coding sequence ATGTCAGAACATCCAAATGATTATATTAAACCAGAATTAATGGCCTGCTGCGGTGCGCGTGAAATACAGGATGGAGATATTGTCATAGTAGGTACAGGGTTTCCGACAATGGCAGCAAATATTGCTCGATATACGCACGCTCCTAATGCAAAGCTCATGCAGGAGTCAGGTGTATATGATGCGCGGCCACTGAGGCCTGCTTTATCGGTAGGTGATCCATGTCTTAATCCTGGTGCTGCAATGATTGGGGGGCTTGTTGATGTAATGGGTATGTTTCTTCAGGGTGGCTGGATAGATGTTGGATTTCTTGCGGGAAGTCAGGTGGATAAATATGGCAATATAAATACAACAGTCATTGGTGACTACAATGCGCCAAAAAGCAGACTCCCGGGATCTGGTGGGGCAAACCCAATAGGCTCGCTGGCCAAAAAAGTGCTTATTATATCACTCCATGATACCCGTCATATGGCTGAAAAGGTTGATTTTATTACAACACCAGGGTATATAGATGGCCCCGGTTCCCGTGAAAAGTGGGGCTTGCCTGCCAATACCGGTCCTTCTGTTATTATTACCAATAAAGCAGTGCTGCGTTTTGATAAAACGACTAAAGTGGCATATTTGGAGAGCTATCATCCTGATACAAGTGTGGATGAAGTGGTCAAGCTTACTCCCTGGAAACTGGAGGTCAGTGATGACGTTCATGAAACAGAACCACCTCGTGCTGAAGAATTGAAAGCACTCCGTGAAATACTGGATCCATTTAGGATGATCAAAATTTATGAAAAGCGTGGATACGTATAG
- a CDS encoding MmgE/PrpD family protein has protein sequence MEYTKMLSDFCAKLTYNDIPEQVIYKAKLCLLDYIANVYGSLEIEAVKHIIDFIMSITGKNTSTILGIKKKTDLLSAAFINGTTAEAIEAQDGLRFGGNHPVCAVMPAALAIGEKYKKDGKSVLTAIIAGYEVANRAAASVHPFHTLSGFLPTGTCGTFGAATTAGKLMKLDEHGMLNAIGNAGYIVPLSMAEHLMGGYTIKIVQGGQAASAGIMAAGLAAHGITGFPKVFEGSELKGGFTQITSKAEPKPERLIDKLGEHFTIMDIYIKPYTGCRHTHGAVQGTLGLIQENNFKPDDVDSILVETYGIAELAVGKHITSNSSFVAAQFSIPFTVSVCIFDGDLGPAQITEKRISDSTLIEFSKKVTVKAADDLNAMYPDKTASRVTIKLINGQIIQKQVDIPKGDPRDPMDVEDIKQKIKRFTKRRKIDADALAEMVMNIEKIKDINELIKII, from the coding sequence ATGGAATATACAAAAATGCTTTCAGACTTCTGCGCAAAGCTTACATATAATGACATTCCTGAGCAGGTAATCTATAAAGCAAAACTGTGTCTTCTAGATTATATTGCCAATGTATATGGTTCTTTAGAGATAGAAGCTGTTAAACACATCATTGATTTTATCATGTCAATTACTGGGAAAAATACATCAACAATTTTAGGAATTAAAAAAAAGACTGATTTACTGAGTGCTGCATTTATCAATGGGACAACAGCTGAAGCTATTGAAGCTCAGGATGGTCTGAGATTTGGAGGCAATCACCCTGTTTGTGCGGTTATGCCTGCAGCACTGGCTATTGGTGAAAAATATAAAAAAGATGGAAAAAGTGTTCTTACAGCAATCATTGCTGGCTATGAGGTTGCAAATAGGGCTGCAGCTTCAGTGCATCCGTTCCATACCCTTTCAGGTTTTTTGCCAACAGGAACGTGCGGTACTTTTGGGGCAGCAACGACTGCTGGCAAATTAATGAAGCTTGATGAACATGGTATGCTCAATGCGATAGGCAATGCCGGATATATTGTTCCTCTTTCAATGGCTGAACATTTAATGGGTGGGTATACCATTAAGATTGTACAGGGAGGACAGGCTGCTAGCGCAGGAATTATGGCTGCAGGCCTTGCAGCTCATGGTATTACGGGATTCCCAAAAGTTTTTGAAGGGTCAGAGCTTAAAGGTGGCTTTACTCAAATTACCAGCAAAGCAGAACCAAAGCCTGAAAGGCTTATTGATAAGCTGGGTGAACATTTTACGATTATGGATATTTATATTAAACCGTATACAGGATGCCGGCATACTCACGGGGCAGTGCAGGGAACATTAGGACTAATACAGGAAAATAATTTTAAGCCCGATGATGTGGATTCTATTCTTGTGGAAACATATGGGATTGCTGAACTGGCTGTGGGAAAGCATATTACTAGCAATAGCAGTTTTGTTGCAGCGCAGTTTTCTATTCCTTTTACTGTGAGTGTCTGTATATTTGATGGTGATTTAGGGCCAGCTCAGATTACAGAAAAACGTATAAGTGATAGTACATTAATTGAATTTTCAAAAAAAGTAACAGTCAAAGCTGCTGACGATCTGAATGCTATGTATCCCGACAAAACTGCAAGCCGTGTTACAATAAAACTAATTAATGGACAAATCATTCAAAAACAGGTTGATATTCCCAAAGGTGACCCGCGTGATCCTATGGATGTGGAAGATATTAAGCAAAAAATTAAACGGTTTACAAAACGTAGAAAGATAGATGCTGATGCATTGGCTGAGATGGTTATGAATATTGAAAAAATAAAGGATATAAATGAGCTTATTAAAATTATTTAA
- a CDS encoding acyl-CoA dehydrogenase family protein produces the protein MDFSYSEEQQMLIKLIHDLGEREKFKDLAREIDKTCQFPFQLISKFAELGLLGMTLSPEYGGGGQPLLNAIIAIEELAKYSPMIAAPVFESNVGPIKAIDILGSEEQKKKLIPGVCKGEYSVSVCMTEPEAGSDLTALRTNALEDSDSYVLNGRKAFITGGGHATHYLVYTRFDNIKGYKGIGSLIVEKGMEGFSFGKQEVYMGLHGMPSCDLFFDNVRVPKENVVLKPGEFNRLMATFHIERCGNAAMCLGIAGGALAEAKKYAMEREAFGRPICEFQAIQFMTVDMAMKLDAARLLVYRAATNAGGGLPSIYEASLAKAYANEMVVDVTNTAMQIFGGYGYSTEFPVERMYRDAKAWGVAGGTIQMLKIGIASMLYGRRFDQRK, from the coding sequence ATGGATTTTAGCTATAGTGAAGAGCAACAGATGCTGATTAAACTTATTCATGATTTAGGTGAAAGGGAAAAGTTCAAAGATTTAGCAAGGGAAATTGATAAGACGTGCCAGTTTCCTTTTCAATTAATTTCAAAATTTGCTGAGCTTGGCCTTTTGGGCATGACACTTTCTCCAGAATATGGCGGGGGAGGACAGCCTTTGTTAAATGCCATAATTGCAATAGAAGAGCTGGCAAAATATAGCCCTATGATTGCAGCTCCGGTTTTTGAATCAAATGTTGGCCCTATCAAAGCTATTGATATTCTTGGGAGTGAAGAGCAGAAGAAGAAATTAATTCCTGGCGTTTGTAAGGGTGAATACAGTGTGTCTGTGTGTATGACTGAGCCAGAAGCGGGATCAGATTTAACTGCTTTGAGGACAAATGCTTTAGAAGATAGCGATAGTTATGTTCTTAATGGCCGGAAAGCATTTATTACAGGTGGTGGTCATGCAACGCATTACCTGGTATACACTCGTTTTGATAATATTAAAGGGTATAAAGGTATTGGCAGTTTGATAGTGGAAAAAGGAATGGAAGGATTTAGTTTTGGCAAGCAGGAAGTTTATATGGGTTTACATGGAATGCCTTCGTGTGATTTGTTTTTTGATAATGTCAGAGTGCCAAAAGAAAATGTTGTATTAAAACCGGGTGAGTTTAACAGGCTTATGGCAACTTTTCATATTGAGAGATGTGGAAATGCTGCTATGTGCTTGGGGATTGCTGGTGGTGCACTGGCTGAAGCAAAAAAATATGCCATGGAACGTGAAGCGTTTGGCAGGCCAATATGTGAGTTTCAAGCAATACAGTTTATGACTGTCGATATGGCAATGAAGCTTGATGCAGCCAGGTTACTGGTGTACAGAGCAGCTACCAATGCCGGTGGAGGACTGCCGTCAATTTATGAAGCATCACTTGCAAAAGCGTATGCCAATGAAATGGTTGTTGATGTTACTAATACGGCAATGCAAATCTTTGGTGGATATGGCTACAGCACAGAATTCCCTGTTGAAAGAATGTACAGGGATGCAAAGGCATGGGGTGTTGCCGGCGGCACAATCCAGATGTTGAAGATTGGAATAGCAAGTATGTTATATGGGCGTCGCTTTGATCAGAGAAAATAA
- a CDS encoding aldehyde ferredoxin oxidoreductase family protein, with protein sequence MYGNTGKVIHINCTTGKTQILSLEEDVYKKFIGGSGLAAKLFWDYADFDAAPFSEKSVLIFANGPLAGMPLSGTSRMSAVARSPLTGAFAESSCGGYFPPQLRYAGYDGIIITGKCTMPSIIHIAQGSFNIIPSEELWGKTIDEAYSAIKERYGGRSRTLIIGPAGENGVAYACILSDAHHAFGRCGLGAIMGSKNIKAIVIEPHQTIMKYFEEQKVKRLIKELTPRIKEYIISQVLHEFGSAGNLEGHMYTGDVPVKNWTSNFNEEMAEKLTGSTLTEKYLTRTGTCAYCIIACKRIVKVDEGPYSLPEGPGPEYETVAALGCLLGSEDLAAVCKAGRLCNEFGLDTISTGATIAWAMEAFERGDLTEKETGGVPLQWGDMHTVINTIIPSIARKEGPLGHLLAKGSKAAAKTIGRNSINYTAQSKGLEAPMHDPRGGGHGHALAYAVSPRGACHVSTAMHFMETGACNYPEIGFEFDLEALTDEKKPETMVLATAIGSIENSACFCQYADRSLTFAEMVGILNAVTGYNYSLQDALDAGWRIYHLKRLINYRFGLKAGDDALTDRMLEPARDGEPQGIMINFDGMIQHFYELMNLDKVEGIATVDTLHKYGLEQEAALVWQKGK encoded by the coding sequence ATGTATGGAAATACCGGGAAAGTAATACATATAAATTGTACAACAGGGAAAACCCAAATACTATCATTGGAAGAAGATGTATACAAAAAATTTATTGGTGGGAGTGGATTGGCTGCAAAGCTTTTCTGGGATTATGCTGATTTTGATGCAGCACCTTTTTCAGAAAAATCGGTGTTAATTTTTGCAAATGGCCCATTGGCAGGAATGCCATTGTCTGGAACTAGCAGAATGAGTGCCGTTGCACGATCACCTTTAACGGGGGCATTTGCTGAATCTTCATGTGGCGGATATTTCCCTCCTCAATTGCGATATGCAGGATATGATGGAATTATTATAACAGGAAAATGCACAATGCCATCTATCATTCATATTGCTCAGGGTTCTTTTAATATTATACCTTCAGAAGAGTTGTGGGGTAAAACAATTGATGAAGCATATTCTGCAATCAAGGAAAGATATGGAGGAAGAAGCAGAACTTTAATAATAGGTCCTGCCGGTGAAAATGGTGTTGCATATGCCTGTATACTCAGCGATGCACATCATGCATTTGGCAGGTGTGGATTGGGTGCCATAATGGGTTCAAAAAATATAAAAGCTATTGTGATTGAACCACATCAAACTATAATGAAATATTTTGAAGAACAAAAAGTAAAACGTCTTATTAAAGAACTTACTCCACGTATCAAGGAATATATCATTTCACAGGTTTTACATGAGTTTGGTTCTGCTGGAAATCTGGAGGGCCATATGTATACAGGAGATGTCCCGGTTAAAAACTGGACATCAAATTTTAATGAAGAAATGGCAGAAAAATTAACAGGGAGCACATTAACGGAAAAATATTTAACAAGGACTGGAACATGTGCATATTGTATCATAGCATGTAAAAGGATAGTAAAAGTTGATGAAGGGCCATATAGCTTACCTGAAGGTCCGGGACCGGAATATGAAACAGTGGCTGCATTAGGATGTTTACTTGGCTCTGAGGACCTTGCTGCGGTATGTAAAGCAGGAAGATTGTGTAATGAATTTGGCCTGGATACTATATCAACAGGAGCCACAATAGCATGGGCAATGGAGGCATTTGAAAGGGGAGATTTAACTGAAAAAGAAACTGGAGGGGTACCGCTCCAATGGGGTGATATGCACACTGTAATAAATACCATTATCCCATCAATTGCCAGAAAAGAAGGCCCTTTAGGACATTTACTTGCAAAAGGTAGCAAGGCAGCTGCAAAAACTATTGGTAGAAATTCAATTAACTATACAGCACAGTCAAAAGGTTTAGAAGCACCAATGCATGATCCACGTGGCGGAGGGCATGGGCATGCTTTAGCATATGCAGTCAGCCCACGAGGTGCCTGTCATGTATCCACGGCAATGCATTTTATGGAAACGGGAGCATGCAACTATCCTGAAATTGGGTTTGAATTTGATTTAGAAGCATTAACAGATGAAAAAAAGCCAGAAACCATGGTGCTGGCAACAGCTATAGGTTCTATAGAAAACAGTGCATGCTTTTGTCAGTATGCTGATCGTTCACTAACATTTGCTGAAATGGTTGGTATACTGAATGCTGTTACTGGGTATAATTATTCATTACAGGATGCACTTGACGCAGGATGGCGTATATATCATTTGAAACGACTCATCAATTATAGATTTGGTTTGAAGGCAGGTGATGATGCGTTGACAGATAGAATGCTGGAACCTGCACGTGATGGTGAGCCACAGGGTATCATGATTAATTTTGATGGTATGATACAGCATTTTTATGAACTTATGAATCTGGATAAAGTTGAAGGGATAGCAACAGTTGATACGTTACACAAATATGGGCTTGAACAGGAAGCTGCACTAGTATGGCAAAAGGGGAAATAG
- a CDS encoding MoaD/ThiS family protein: MAKGEIGVIVEGVGILRKELFKHTVTLACDAQVKDLAKKIKIKKSVQIAFFKNGKRLKMNGKLHDGDIIKVIPLVFGG, translated from the coding sequence ATGGCAAAAGGGGAAATAGGAGTTATTGTTGAAGGTGTTGGTATTTTACGTAAAGAACTGTTTAAGCATACAGTGACTTTAGCGTGCGATGCACAGGTTAAAGATTTAGCAAAAAAAATAAAAATAAAAAAAAGTGTTCAGATAGCTTTCTTCAAAAATGGGAAACGGTTGAAGATGAATGGTAAACTACATGATGGAGATATCATAAAAGTTATTCCTCTTGTTTTTGGTGGTTAG